Proteins encoded by one window of Microbacterium testaceum:
- a CDS encoding LacI family DNA-binding transcriptional regulator — MRKTGRPTMIDVAADAGVSLKTVSRVVNGESGVDPAMIERVRAAVARLGYHRNSLAASLRSGNRDTIGFVAADLSNTFYMAVAAAVSTIATRERMHLVMASSEEDADLERTLALDLCQRQIGGLIVVPTATDHSYLSREVELGTPVVFLDRPGSGVPADAILLDNRGGARDAVAELLAAGHRRIAVLLDSPEIFTMVERLAGAREAFAAAGTSLDPALVVDGLHTPAVARDAVHRLLDSADPPTAVFCANNRVTIGALEAILPRGAEIAIAGFDDFELSRLLPRRIRIVDYDVTELGTRAAETLLARGADPATGSHTHLVPTRLVDRGGVS; from the coding sequence CGTGAACGGAGAGTCGGGCGTCGACCCGGCCATGATCGAGCGAGTGCGCGCCGCGGTCGCGCGGCTCGGGTACCACCGCAACTCCCTCGCCGCGAGCCTGCGCTCGGGCAACCGCGACACGATCGGCTTCGTCGCCGCCGACCTCTCGAACACCTTCTACATGGCCGTCGCCGCCGCCGTCTCGACGATCGCCACGCGAGAGCGCATGCACCTGGTCATGGCATCCAGCGAAGAGGATGCCGACCTGGAACGCACCCTCGCCCTCGATCTCTGCCAGCGCCAGATCGGCGGCCTCATCGTCGTCCCCACCGCCACCGACCACTCCTACCTGTCCCGCGAGGTCGAGCTCGGAACGCCCGTCGTCTTCCTCGACCGCCCCGGCAGCGGGGTACCGGCCGACGCCATCCTTCTCGACAACCGGGGAGGCGCTCGCGACGCCGTCGCTGAGCTCCTCGCGGCCGGACACCGTCGTATCGCCGTCCTGCTCGACTCCCCCGAGATCTTCACCATGGTCGAGCGCCTCGCCGGAGCACGTGAGGCCTTCGCCGCGGCCGGAACGTCCCTCGATCCCGCGCTGGTCGTGGACGGACTCCACACCCCCGCCGTCGCGCGCGACGCCGTGCATCGGCTGCTCGACTCCGCCGACCCGCCGACGGCGGTCTTCTGCGCCAACAACCGCGTCACGATCGGTGCCCTCGAGGCGATCCTGCCCCGCGGAGCGGAGATCGCGATCGCGGGCTTCGACGACTTCGAGCTCTCGCGGCTCCTGCCTCGTCGCATCCGCATCGTCGACTACGACGTCACCGAGCTCGGCACGCGCGCGGCCGAGACGCTGCTGGCGAGGGGCGCCGACCCCGCGACGGGCTCCCACACGCACCTCGTTCCGACGCGCCTCGTCGACCGGGGCGGAGTGTCCTGA